The Rhododendron vialii isolate Sample 1 chromosome 1a, ASM3025357v1 region GTCACCTTCCTATCACTGTTAGTTTTAATTGGCCTCTATTATTTCACTTTTGCAGGACTACTTCAATTGGGATATAGTTGAACCATTACCTTCTTATGGCCGAGGGATTGAACTGCCAGGTGGAAGATATCGCAGCTTGATTACTGGAAATAAATTAACTGATGTGGTGATAACAGGTAAGGATATCaccctttgtttttgtttttctggtgACTCTATTTGTTCTAATTTGAATTACGTACTTCTTTTGATTGCACCAGGCGACAATGGAACTATTGATGGCCAAGGTTCTGTGTGGTGGGAGCTGTTCAGTTCTCATTCCTTAAACTACAGCAGGCCTCATCTTGTGGAGTTTATTTGCTCTAATGACATTGTTGTATCAAATATAACCTTCCTAAATTCCCCTGCTTGGAATATTCATCCAGCATATTGCAGGTTGATTATTACTCTCCATTAAGGAttgtttgtttccttttaaTGTCTTCTTAAATATTTCTAAGCCTTTTATGGCTTGTGAGTGATGTTGACAATAACTTATCGTTATGATGCAGTAACGTGCTAGTTCAAAACATAACTGCCCATTCTCCTCCAGCGTCTCCTTACACCAGTGGAATAGTCCCAGGTTAGTAGGAAAATATTTCTCGATTGGAGTTCATTTATCTGAATAACTTGGTTGCATGTTTCATTGTGGATGACTACGttatgtgcatttttttttcctggtacTTACATTTTTGTCATAAACACTGGATGAACGCCAAACTTTCAATATGCTAACTCGCTATCAGTATGTTACCAGTAGTCAATATCTTGTTTTATTCCTTTTCCTCTATAAACCTCAATAATCTTGTCTCGTATTCAGCAATTCAAGGTGGTAATATTTCCTGTAGCTTTTATGTTGGCCTCTTGCACTCTACTTTCTGTTTAGATGAGACATGATACCATTGACTGTTCTTCCctctttatatatttttaacaactatgcAAAGATTGTTTGGATCTCTACTTTTTCTGACGTAGGTGAATGAAATTTTCATCAGATTCTTCCAAGCATGTGTGCATTGAGTACAGCAATATTAGCATGGGTCACGATGCCATTGTGCTGAAGAGCGGTTGGGATGAATATGGAATTTCCTTTAGTAGACCAACCACAGATGTCCACATCAGGGGTGTCCGACTTGAGTCTTCTTCCGGCTCTGCTCTAGCTTTCGGTAGTGAGATGTCCGGTGGCATCTCAAATGTACTTGCACAGCACCTTCACCTTCACGATTCATTCATTGGAATTGCAATCAAGACATCAAAAGGCAGGGGCGGTTACGTAAAAGACATTCTCATATCAGAAGTGGAAATGGTAAATGTTCATATTGCTATTGAGGCAACAGGTCAATGTGAATCCCACCCAGATGATAAGTTTGATCCTTCTGCACTTCCAATGGTGAAGGGCCTCACCTTTAAGGACATAGCTGGTACAAACATCACTACTGCAGGAGCATTCTCAGGGATCTACGACTCTCCCTTCACATCGATTTGCTTATTGAATATTTCTTTGTCCATTGCTTCTG contains the following coding sequences:
- the LOC131304778 gene encoding probable polygalacturonase, which gives rise to MIAKILMKRLVALLFILALSDAVEPLGDQSEGQCECRTPLVPRPHSVSILEFGAVGDGKTLNTVAFQNAIFYLKSFADKGGAQLYVPPGRWLTGSFNLTSHLTLFLEREAVVLGSQDYFNWDIVEPLPSYGRGIELPGGRYRSLITGNKLTDVVITGDNGTIDGQGSVWWELFSSHSLNYSRPHLVEFICSNDIVVSNITFLNSPAWNIHPAYCSNVLVQNITAHSPPASPYTSGIVPDSSKHVCIEYSNISMGHDAIVLKSGWDEYGISFSRPTTDVHIRGVRLESSSGSALAFGSEMSGGISNVLAQHLHLHDSFIGIAIKTSKGRGGYVKDILISEVEMVNVHIAIEATGQCESHPDDKFDPSALPMVKGLTFKDIAGTNITTAGAFSGIYDSPFTSICLLNISLSIASDPSSTSSWACSDVSGFSKIVSPEPCPDLQSSLPNSSSACFFLMNPRSRVAIF